A DNA window from Pyrus communis chromosome 3, drPyrComm1.1, whole genome shotgun sequence contains the following coding sequences:
- the LOC137727800 gene encoding polyprenol reductase 2-like isoform X1 — translation MEVGVVGLLRTAWIAVTLPLFIAALPFSWLSSFRGAVLGFAKRGKTMQTSSQKFTVPQKFFCHFYLVAVAWTTVLLVATLMYAYKAVPLVSDSLLHPSLSNPFTGGSHIFSWHKYLSIPISYKYSVWRSVLLLLLMEVQVLRRLFETIYVFNYSSSARMHIFGYLTGLFFYTAAPLSLCCNNILDIYKFSINGVAEFIVKGKSSMREVEFDWLQLMNSLLKLGWLQWIGAAIFFWGWIHQRQCHAILGSLRENSEQNDEYVIPHGDWFEIVSSPHYLAEIVVYAGVLVASGGTDLTIWLLFGFVVTNLVLAAAETHRWYLRKFESYPKKRRAIIPFVY, via the exons ATGGAGGTTGGTGTTGTTGGGTTGCTTAGAACAGCATGGATTGCTGTGACTCTGCCTCTATTCATTGCCGCTCTACCTTTTTCTTGGCTGAGCTCGTTTCGTGGGGCTGTACTGGGGTTTGCCAAGAGAGGGAAGACCATGCAGACGTCCTCCCAG AAGTTCACAGTTCCTCAAAAGTTCTTCTGCCATTTCTATTTGGTAGCCGTAGCATGGACAACGGTATTGCTCGTTGCAACTTTGATGTATGCGTATAAAGCGGTGCCATTGGTTTCAGATTCGTTGCTTCATCCTTCACTCTCCAACCCCTTCACTGGAGGTTCACATATCTTTTCATGGCACAAGTATCTTTCGATTCCTATCAGTTATAAATATAGCGTTTGGCGTTCGGTCCTTCTGCTTTTATTGATGGAGGTTCAAGTCTTGAGACGCCTCTTCGAGACAATATATGTGTTCAACTATAGCTCCTCCGCTCGGATGCACATTTTCGGATATCTGACTGGCCTCTT CTTCTACACAGCAGCACCGCTGTCACTTTGCTGCAATAATATTCTGGACATTTATAAATTTTCGATAAATGGAGTGGCTGAGTTCATTGTCAAAGGCAAGAGTAGCATGCGAGAAGTGGAATTTGATTGGTTGCAACTTATGAATTCTCTTTTGAAGCTTGGTTGGCTCCAGTGGATTGGTGCAGCTATATTTTTTTGGGGTTGGATCCATCAGCGCCAATGTCATGCAATTCTT GGCTCATTACGAGAAAACAGTGAACAAAATGATGAATATGTGATTCCTCACGGTGATTGGTTTGAAATTGTTTCATCTCCACACTATCTGGCTGAGATA GTTGTATATGCTGGCGTTTTGGTCGCTAGTGGAGGAACAGATCTCACAATCTGGTTACTTTTTGGATTTGTG GTGACAAACTTGGTATTGGCAGCAGCGGAAACACATAGGTGGTACCTCCGGAAATTTGAAAGTTATCCCAAGAAACGGCGCGCCATTATTCCATTTGTATACTAA
- the LOC137727800 gene encoding polyprenol reductase 2-like isoform X2 has protein sequence MEVGVVGLLRTAWIAVTLPLFIAALPFSWLSSFRGAVLGFAKRGKTMQTSSQFTVPQKFFCHFYLVAVAWTTVLLVATLMYAYKAVPLVSDSLLHPSLSNPFTGGSHIFSWHKYLSIPISYKYSVWRSVLLLLLMEVQVLRRLFETIYVFNYSSSARMHIFGYLTGLFFYTAAPLSLCCNNILDIYKFSINGVAEFIVKGKSSMREVEFDWLQLMNSLLKLGWLQWIGAAIFFWGWIHQRQCHAILGSLRENSEQNDEYVIPHGDWFEIVSSPHYLAEIVVYAGVLVASGGTDLTIWLLFGFVVTNLVLAAAETHRWYLRKFESYPKKRRAIIPFVY, from the exons ATGGAGGTTGGTGTTGTTGGGTTGCTTAGAACAGCATGGATTGCTGTGACTCTGCCTCTATTCATTGCCGCTCTACCTTTTTCTTGGCTGAGCTCGTTTCGTGGGGCTGTACTGGGGTTTGCCAAGAGAGGGAAGACCATGCAGACGTCCTCCCAG TTCACAGTTCCTCAAAAGTTCTTCTGCCATTTCTATTTGGTAGCCGTAGCATGGACAACGGTATTGCTCGTTGCAACTTTGATGTATGCGTATAAAGCGGTGCCATTGGTTTCAGATTCGTTGCTTCATCCTTCACTCTCCAACCCCTTCACTGGAGGTTCACATATCTTTTCATGGCACAAGTATCTTTCGATTCCTATCAGTTATAAATATAGCGTTTGGCGTTCGGTCCTTCTGCTTTTATTGATGGAGGTTCAAGTCTTGAGACGCCTCTTCGAGACAATATATGTGTTCAACTATAGCTCCTCCGCTCGGATGCACATTTTCGGATATCTGACTGGCCTCTT CTTCTACACAGCAGCACCGCTGTCACTTTGCTGCAATAATATTCTGGACATTTATAAATTTTCGATAAATGGAGTGGCTGAGTTCATTGTCAAAGGCAAGAGTAGCATGCGAGAAGTGGAATTTGATTGGTTGCAACTTATGAATTCTCTTTTGAAGCTTGGTTGGCTCCAGTGGATTGGTGCAGCTATATTTTTTTGGGGTTGGATCCATCAGCGCCAATGTCATGCAATTCTT GGCTCATTACGAGAAAACAGTGAACAAAATGATGAATATGTGATTCCTCACGGTGATTGGTTTGAAATTGTTTCATCTCCACACTATCTGGCTGAGATA GTTGTATATGCTGGCGTTTTGGTCGCTAGTGGAGGAACAGATCTCACAATCTGGTTACTTTTTGGATTTGTG GTGACAAACTTGGTATTGGCAGCAGCGGAAACACATAGGTGGTACCTCCGGAAATTTGAAAGTTATCCCAAGAAACGGCGCGCCATTATTCCATTTGTATACTAA
- the LOC137727802 gene encoding NADP-dependent D-sorbitol-6-phosphate dehydrogenase: protein MSTVTLSSGYEMPVIGLGLWRLEKDELKEVILNAIKIGYRHFDCAAHYKSEADVGEAFAEAFKTGLIKREELFITTKIWNSDHGHVVEACKNSLEKLQLDYLDLYLVHYPMPTRHNAIGKTASLLGEDKVLDIDVTISLQQTWEGMEKTVSLGLVRSIGLSNYDLFLTRDCLAYSKIKPAVSQFETHPYFQRDSLVKFCIKHGVLPTAHTPLGGAAANKDMFGSVSPLDDPILNDVAKKYGKSVAQICLRWGIQRKTAVIPKSSKIQRLKENLEVLEFQLSEEDMQLIYSIDRKYRTSLPSKTWGLDVYA, encoded by the exons ATGTCCACCGTCACCCTGAGCAGTGGCTACGAGATGCCGGTCATCGGTCTCGGCCTTTGGCGTCTGGAGAAGGACGAGCTCAAAGAAGTCATCTTAAACGCTATTAAGATTGGCTATCGCCATTTTGACTGTGCTG CTCATTACAAGAGTGAAGCAGACGTTGGGGAAGCATTTGCAGAAGCTTTTAAGACTGGACTTATTAAGAGGGAAGAACTTTTCATTACCACCAAG ATTTGGAATTCAGACCATGGGCATGTGGTGGAGGCCTGTAAGAACAGCCTCGAGAAGCTTCAGTTAGATTATCTGGATCTCTACCTGGTTCACTACCCAATGCCCACAAGGCACAATG CAATTGGTAAAACTGCCAGTCTTTTGGGCGAGGATAAAGTGTTGGACATCGATGTAACAATTTCCCTTCAACAAACCTGGGAGGGCATGGAAAAGACCGTCTCTTTGGGCTTAGTTCGTAGCATTGGTCTCAG CAACTACGACCTCTTTCTAACTAGAGATTGCTTGGCTTACTCCAAAATAAAGCCTGCTGTGAGCCAATTTGAAACCCACCCCTATTTCCAGCGCGACTCTCTCGTCAAATTCTGCATCAAACACGGCGTTCTTCCCACGGCTCACACCCCTCTCGGAGGTGCTGCTGCCAACAAGGATATGTTTGGTTCTGTTTCACCTTTGGATGATCCAATTCTCAAT GATGTGGCTAAGAAATACGGAAAGAGCGTGGCACAAATCTGTCTAAGGTGGGGAATTCAGAGGAAAACAGCAGTGATTCCAAAATCATCGAAAATTCAGCGATTGAAAGAGAATTTGGAGGTTCTTGAATTCCAGCTGAGCGAGGAAGACATGCAGCTCATCTACAGTATCGACAGGAAGTATCGTACCAGTCTACCTTCCAAGACTTGGGGCTTAGACGTGTATGCATAA
- the LOC137728109 gene encoding protein VAPYRIN-like yields the protein MDAKDEDGYTTVQRSRDPDVIEMLVKKIADAKARTNKGVTALQIAESLHYVGITRILIHRGVAKDNSNMAHILTHALVSFRKISMGLEKEVIKGGMKKKKSSRARALRGSFNRSMSLAVV from the coding sequence ATGGATGCTAAAGATGAGGATGGATACACCACTGTGCAGCGGAGTCGAGATCCAGATGTGATTGAGATGTTAGTCAAGAAAATAGCTGATGCTAAAGCTCGAACTAACAAAGGTGTGACTGCACTGCAGATTGCTGAGTCTTTGCACTACGTTGGGATTACTAGGATACTTATTCATAGAGGTGTAGCAAAAGACAATAGTAATATGGCACATATCTTGACCCATGCCTTAGTTTCATTTAGGAAAATATCTATGGGACTAGAGAAGGAGGTCATCAAAGGaggaatgaagaagaagaaatcaagTCGAGCTAGAGCTCTTCGTGGGAGCTTCAATCGTTCGATGTCATTAGCTGTTGTTTAG